Proteins from one Limanda limanda chromosome 9, fLimLim1.1, whole genome shotgun sequence genomic window:
- the LOC133010026 gene encoding meprin A subunit beta-like isoform X1 has translation MSSNVTEAFLMQTHYFFAEAELDLLEGDIEMPLGRNSIIGDSFRWPTTIPYYLEDSLEMNAKGVILKAFDQYRLKTCIDFTPWNGEKNYISVYKGSGCYSSVGNQQEGEQRLSIGKNCDKIGKVEHEFLHALGFWHEQSRADRDDYVNIMWDRIEPGEEYNFNTYDDKISSALGIPYDYGSVMHYSKTSFSNGSEPTMVTKNSSFMDVIGQRMGFSASDRTKLNRLYNCTESSTFVDSCDFEQENICGMIQEPGNAKWEQRRSVSGGPQHDFTAMGQWEGKGFFMHFSTASTEPGHQASLESRWLYPKPGAQCLQFFLHNTGAADDVLNIWVREYDKATPSGKLSLFKSISGGVMGSWELHNVDLSVTEKARVVFQAVRGKSPSSGGFSLDDINLSSTKCPQHVWRIRNITSLMASTPAGEKLYSPRFLSPAGYSFQVCVNLGGTSYPQGYMGIYFHLTSGPNDHNLKWPCPWQQATMALIDQHSDIREQMNMHRMVTTDPDEFSYYTGYRWDDPRKYDWKVTQSDGSFYYRGRGLGSSKFIKHSRLRSRQFIKGDDAIFLLSLDDISDLLQPQPRPRSADYAEANAMKAGDQDTPQAAASNHMVIVVVAMCVSAAIFVVSKLLLGKAWRVRRRQRGSDDVVTLHDMQFTENPTKDLPSVLISA, from the exons ATGTCATCAAATGTTACTGAGGCTTTTCTCATGCAAACACATTATTTCTTTGCTGAGGCCGAGCTGGACCTGCTGGAGGGAGATATTGAAATG CCACTCGGCAGAAACTCCATCATAGGAGATTCGTTTCGCTGGCCAACAACCATTCCTTACTACCTGGAGGACAGCCTGG AAATGAATGCAAAGGGAGTGATCCTGAAGGCCTTTGACCAGTACAGACTGAAGACCTgtattgacttcacaccatggAATGGAGAAAAGAACTACATCTCTGTATACAAAGGCAGCGG ATGCTACTCCTCTGTAGGAAACcagcaggagggagagcagagatTATCCATTGGTAAAAACTGTGATAAGATTGGAAAGGTTGAGCATGAGTTCCTGCATGCTCTTGGATTTTGGCACGAGCAGTCCAGAGCTGACCGTGATGATTACGTCAACATCATGTGGGATCGCATTGAACCTG GAGAAGAGTACAACTTCAATACATATGATGACAAAATCTCCAGCGCTCTGGGCATCCCATATGACTACGGTTCAGTGATGCACTACAGTAAGACTTCCTTCAGCAACGGCTCTGAGCCCACCATGGTCACCAAGAACTCATCTTTCATGGATGTGATTGGTCAGAGGATGGGGTTCAGTGCTAGTGACCGAACCAAACTCAATCGTCTCTACAATTGCA CGGAGTCCTCCACCTTTGTTGACAGCTGTGACTTTGAACAGGAGAACATCTGTGGGATGATCCAGGAACCTGGGAACGCAAAGTGGGAACAACGCAGATCTGTGAGTGGAGGGCCTCAGCACGACTTCACCGCCATGGGGCAATGGGAAG GGAAAGGCTTCTTCATGCACTTCAGCACAGCCTCTACTGAACCTGGGCACCAGGCCTCTCTGGAGAGTCGCTGGCTTTACCCCAAACCTGGAGCTCAGTGTCTGCAGTTCTTCCTCCATAACACGGGGGCGGCTGATGATGTTCTCAACATCTGGGTGCGAGAGTACGACAAGGCCACACCCAGCGGTAAACTGAGCCTCTTCAAGAGCATTTCAG GAGGTGTCATGGGTTCCTGGGAGCTGCATAATGTCGATCTGAGCGTGACAGAGAAGGCCCGTGTGGTGTTTCAGGCCGTGAGGGGAAAGAGTCCATCGAGTGGGGGTTTCTCTCTTGATGACATCAACCTGTCGTCCACAAAGTGCCCTCAGCACGTCTGGCGCATCCGCAACATCACCAGCCTGATGGCCAGCACAccagcaggagaaaaactgtaCAGCCctcgctttctctctccagcaggTTACTCCTTCCAG GTTTGCGTGAATCTAGGTGGAACGAGCTACCCTCAGGGGTACATGGGCATCTACTTCCATCTGACCTCAGGCCCCAACGACCACAACCTCAAGTGGCCTTGCCCCTGGCAGCAGGCGACCATGGCCCTGATAGATCAGCATTCTGACATCAGAGAGCAAATGAACATGCACCGAATGGTCACCACTGACCCTGATGAGTTTTCATATT ATACTGGGTACAGATGGGATGACCCAAGGAAATATGACTGGAAAGTGACGCAGTCTGACGGCAGCTTTTACTATCGAGGCCGAGGATTAGGGTCCTCAAAATTCATCAAACACAGCAGGCTGAGGAGCAGACAGTTCATCAAAGGAGATGATGCCATCTTCTTGTTAAGTTTGGATG ATATATCTGACCTGCTGCAACCTCAGCCTCGTCCTCGCTCTGCAGACTATGCTGAAGCCAATGCGATGAAGGCTGGAGACCAAGACACTCCACAGGCAGCAGCTAGTAACCACATGGTGATCGTGGTTGTGGcaatgtgtgtgtcagcggCCATTTTTGTGGTATCCAAACTACTTCTTGGCAAGGCATGGAGGGTGAGGAGAAGACAGCGAGGGAGTGACGATGTGGTGACATTACATGATATGCAATTCACT gaGAATCCGACCAAAGACTTACCCTCAGTTCTGATCTCTGCATGA
- the LOC133010026 gene encoding meprin A subunit beta-like isoform X2, with amino-acid sequence MSSNVTEAFLMQTHYFFAEAELDLLEGDIEMPLGRNSIIGDSFRWPTTIPYYLEDSLEMNAKGVILKAFDQYRLKTCIDFTPWNGEKNYISVYKGSGCYSSVGNQQEGEQRLSIGKNCDKIGKVEHEFLHALGFWHEQSRADRDDYVNIMWDRIEPGEEYNFNTYDDKISSALGIPYDYGSVMHYSKTSFSNGSEPTMVTKNSSFMDVIGQRMGFSASDRTKLNRLYNCTESSTFVDSCDFEQENICGMIQEPGNAKWEQRRSVSGGPQHDFTAMGQWEGKGFFMHFSTASTEPGHQASLESRWLYPKPGAQCLQFFLHNTGAADDVLNIWVREYDKATPSGKLSLFKSISGGVMGSWELHNVDLSVTEKARVVFQAVRGKSPSSGGFSLDDINLSSTKCPQHVWRIRNITSLMASTPAGEKLYSPRFLSPAGYSFQVCVNLGGTSYPQGYMGIYFHLTSGPNDHNLKWPCPWQQATMALIDQHSDIREQMNMHRMVTTDPDEFSYYTGYRWDDPRKYDWKVTQSDGSFYYRGRGLGSSKFIKHSRLRSRQFIKGDDAIFLLSLDDISDLLQPQPRPRSADYAEANAMKAGDQDTPQAAASNHMVIVVVAMCVSAAIFVVSKLLLGKAWRENPTKDLPSVLISA; translated from the exons ATGTCATCAAATGTTACTGAGGCTTTTCTCATGCAAACACATTATTTCTTTGCTGAGGCCGAGCTGGACCTGCTGGAGGGAGATATTGAAATG CCACTCGGCAGAAACTCCATCATAGGAGATTCGTTTCGCTGGCCAACAACCATTCCTTACTACCTGGAGGACAGCCTGG AAATGAATGCAAAGGGAGTGATCCTGAAGGCCTTTGACCAGTACAGACTGAAGACCTgtattgacttcacaccatggAATGGAGAAAAGAACTACATCTCTGTATACAAAGGCAGCGG ATGCTACTCCTCTGTAGGAAACcagcaggagggagagcagagatTATCCATTGGTAAAAACTGTGATAAGATTGGAAAGGTTGAGCATGAGTTCCTGCATGCTCTTGGATTTTGGCACGAGCAGTCCAGAGCTGACCGTGATGATTACGTCAACATCATGTGGGATCGCATTGAACCTG GAGAAGAGTACAACTTCAATACATATGATGACAAAATCTCCAGCGCTCTGGGCATCCCATATGACTACGGTTCAGTGATGCACTACAGTAAGACTTCCTTCAGCAACGGCTCTGAGCCCACCATGGTCACCAAGAACTCATCTTTCATGGATGTGATTGGTCAGAGGATGGGGTTCAGTGCTAGTGACCGAACCAAACTCAATCGTCTCTACAATTGCA CGGAGTCCTCCACCTTTGTTGACAGCTGTGACTTTGAACAGGAGAACATCTGTGGGATGATCCAGGAACCTGGGAACGCAAAGTGGGAACAACGCAGATCTGTGAGTGGAGGGCCTCAGCACGACTTCACCGCCATGGGGCAATGGGAAG GGAAAGGCTTCTTCATGCACTTCAGCACAGCCTCTACTGAACCTGGGCACCAGGCCTCTCTGGAGAGTCGCTGGCTTTACCCCAAACCTGGAGCTCAGTGTCTGCAGTTCTTCCTCCATAACACGGGGGCGGCTGATGATGTTCTCAACATCTGGGTGCGAGAGTACGACAAGGCCACACCCAGCGGTAAACTGAGCCTCTTCAAGAGCATTTCAG GAGGTGTCATGGGTTCCTGGGAGCTGCATAATGTCGATCTGAGCGTGACAGAGAAGGCCCGTGTGGTGTTTCAGGCCGTGAGGGGAAAGAGTCCATCGAGTGGGGGTTTCTCTCTTGATGACATCAACCTGTCGTCCACAAAGTGCCCTCAGCACGTCTGGCGCATCCGCAACATCACCAGCCTGATGGCCAGCACAccagcaggagaaaaactgtaCAGCCctcgctttctctctccagcaggTTACTCCTTCCAG GTTTGCGTGAATCTAGGTGGAACGAGCTACCCTCAGGGGTACATGGGCATCTACTTCCATCTGACCTCAGGCCCCAACGACCACAACCTCAAGTGGCCTTGCCCCTGGCAGCAGGCGACCATGGCCCTGATAGATCAGCATTCTGACATCAGAGAGCAAATGAACATGCACCGAATGGTCACCACTGACCCTGATGAGTTTTCATATT ATACTGGGTACAGATGGGATGACCCAAGGAAATATGACTGGAAAGTGACGCAGTCTGACGGCAGCTTTTACTATCGAGGCCGAGGATTAGGGTCCTCAAAATTCATCAAACACAGCAGGCTGAGGAGCAGACAGTTCATCAAAGGAGATGATGCCATCTTCTTGTTAAGTTTGGATG ATATATCTGACCTGCTGCAACCTCAGCCTCGTCCTCGCTCTGCAGACTATGCTGAAGCCAATGCGATGAAGGCTGGAGACCAAGACACTCCACAGGCAGCAGCTAGTAACCACATGGTGATCGTGGTTGTGGcaatgtgtgtgtcagcggCCATTTTTGTGGTATCCAAACTACTTCTTGGCAAGGCATGGAGG gaGAATCCGACCAAAGACTTACCCTCAGTTCTGATCTCTGCATGA